A window from Flavobacterium gyeonganense encodes these proteins:
- a CDS encoding tagaturonate reductase: MKKLNRVNTGLEKLNPIKVVQFGEGNFLRAFVDYAFHKLNKEVDFNAGIAVVQPLKDGMVNMINEQDGLYTLFMNGIKKGEKIQDIQLIDNIVKAINPYTEFADYLALAKEEELQFIVSNTTEAGIEFIDTDTPDMQPPVAFPAKLTVLLYERFKHFNGDASKGVTIIPCELIDYNSETLKKYILQYADLWKLEDSFKTWLTEACTYHSTLVDRIVPGYPRAEIEDYNNKLDYQDNLIVAAEPFFLWAIEGGEDLKQKLPFHKTDLNVKIVDDIRPFKMIKVRILNGAHTAMVPTSLLYGNKLVMETVNGDFTGKFVNSVISEISETLAMDKNEIAAYSEEVMDRFKNPFIKHALADIALNSISKFKVRVLPSLLGYYNANKKLPVSLTFSLASLIQFYKGTWNNEALPVKDTPELVEAFNSAWQLGALDSVVDAVLANTDFWGQDLTKINGLSEALVVALTEIEANGIEKGYANFSAKY; this comes from the coding sequence ATGAAAAAGTTAAATAGAGTAAATACAGGATTAGAGAAATTAAATCCAATTAAAGTAGTTCAGTTTGGTGAAGGTAACTTCCTAAGAGCATTTGTTGATTATGCTTTTCACAAACTAAACAAAGAGGTTGATTTTAATGCTGGTATTGCAGTTGTTCAGCCATTAAAAGATGGTATGGTAAACATGATTAATGAGCAGGATGGTTTGTATACTCTGTTCATGAATGGTATTAAAAAAGGAGAAAAAATACAGGATATCCAGTTAATTGATAATATTGTAAAAGCTATAAATCCATATACTGAATTTGCAGATTATTTAGCTTTAGCTAAAGAAGAAGAACTTCAGTTTATTGTTTCAAATACTACTGAAGCAGGAATTGAATTTATTGATACTGATACTCCGGATATGCAGCCGCCAGTAGCATTTCCTGCCAAACTAACTGTTTTGTTATATGAAAGATTCAAGCATTTTAATGGCGATGCATCTAAAGGGGTTACTATCATTCCTTGTGAATTGATCGATTATAATTCCGAGACCCTAAAGAAATATATTTTACAATATGCAGATTTATGGAAATTAGAGGATTCATTCAAAACATGGTTAACGGAGGCGTGTACATACCACAGTACTCTGGTTGACAGAATCGTTCCGGGATACCCAAGAGCAGAAATTGAAGATTATAACAATAAATTAGATTATCAGGACAATTTAATTGTTGCTGCTGAGCCATTTTTCCTTTGGGCTATCGAAGGTGGTGAAGATTTAAAACAAAAGCTTCCTTTTCATAAAACGGATTTAAATGTGAAAATCGTTGACGATATTCGTCCTTTCAAGATGATAAAAGTTCGTATTTTGAATGGCGCGCATACAGCAATGGTTCCTACTTCACTTTTATACGGTAACAAATTAGTAATGGAAACTGTTAATGGTGATTTTACTGGGAAATTCGTAAACAGCGTTATCAGTGAAATCAGCGAAACGCTTGCGATGGACAAAAATGAAATCGCTGCCTATTCTGAAGAGGTAATGGATCGTTTTAAAAATCCATTTATCAAACATGCACTTGCTGATATTGCTTTAAATTCTATTTCAAAATTCAAAGTAAGGGTTTTACCAAGTTTATTAGGATATTATAATGCAAATAAAAAATTGCCGGTTAGTTTGACTTTTTCATTGGCTTCTTTAATACAATTTTATAAAGGAACATGGAATAATGAAGCATTGCCAGTAAAAGATACTCCCGAATTAGTTGAGGCATTTAACAGTGCATGGCAATTAGGAGCTTTAGATTCAGTTGTGGATGCTGTTTTGGCTAACACTGATTTTTGGGGTCAGGATTTAACAAAAATTAATGGTCTTTCTGAAGCATTAGTTGTAGCTTTAACTGAAATTGAAGCAAATGGAATTGAAAAAGGTTACGCTAATTTCAGCGCAAAGTACTAA
- a CDS encoding glycoside hydrolase family 28 protein — protein MNIRLLIFLLFSVTGFAQENKFPTAKTDSIINAIQLPKIPSYQVSVEKLGAKGDSVSNSKPFFDKAMALCKKNNGGTIVVPKGIYLLNGPIHFVSNVNLKIEKGAKIKFSDKPEDYLPMVLTSWEGTMLYNYSPLIYAYDCKNIAITGEGTIDGEGGKTWKTFKAKEGKGKELSREMNHTNVSLIDRKFGTGYFLRPQMIQFFKCSNILIENVRIENSPFWCVHLLKSESITIRGISYKSLNYNNDGIDPEYAKNVLIENVTFNNGDDNVAIKAGRDHEGRANSATPSENIIIRNCNFKGLHGVVIGSEMSAGVKNVFVENCKTVGYLKRGIYLKTNADRGGFIKNVFVRNIQLDEVEDCLYITANYHGEGKGYQSEISNVFFSDISCNKASASGIVIQGFADKKIKNISLNNIEIKSAKNAISSTNADNVILNEVFIGEKATVPSAAK, from the coding sequence ATGAATATTAGACTTCTTATCTTTCTATTGTTTTCAGTAACTGGCTTTGCTCAGGAAAATAAATTCCCAACAGCAAAGACAGATTCGATTATAAATGCTATTCAGTTGCCAAAAATACCTTCTTATCAGGTTAGTGTGGAAAAGCTGGGTGCTAAAGGTGATTCGGTTTCCAACAGCAAACCTTTTTTCGATAAGGCAATGGCATTGTGTAAAAAAAATAATGGGGGGACAATTGTAGTTCCAAAAGGAATTTATCTTTTAAATGGCCCGATTCATTTTGTCAGCAATGTGAATTTGAAAATTGAAAAAGGAGCAAAAATTAAATTTAGTGACAAACCTGAGGATTATTTACCAATGGTCTTAACTAGTTGGGAAGGCACAATGCTTTATAATTATAGTCCGTTAATATATGCTTATGATTGTAAAAATATTGCAATAACCGGTGAAGGAACAATTGATGGAGAAGGAGGAAAGACCTGGAAAACTTTTAAGGCAAAAGAAGGAAAAGGAAAAGAACTCAGTCGCGAAATGAACCATACGAATGTTTCATTAATAGACAGAAAATTTGGGACAGGTTACTTTTTGCGTCCGCAGATGATTCAGTTTTTTAAATGTTCGAATATATTGATTGAAAATGTTCGAATTGAAAATTCGCCTTTTTGGTGTGTGCATTTGCTCAAGTCTGAAAGTATAACTATCAGAGGGATAAGTTACAAATCTTTGAATTATAATAATGATGGTATTGATCCTGAGTATGCAAAAAACGTTTTAATTGAAAATGTAACGTTCAATAATGGCGATGATAATGTTGCCATAAAAGCAGGAAGAGATCATGAAGGAAGAGCTAACTCAGCGACTCCAAGTGAAAATATTATTATTAGAAACTGCAATTTCAAAGGACTTCACGGAGTGGTTATTGGAAGCGAAATGTCTGCAGGTGTAAAAAATGTTTTTGTGGAAAATTGCAAAACAGTTGGTTATCTGAAAAGAGGGATTTATCTGAAAACTAACGCTGACAGGGGAGGATTCATAAAAAATGTTTTTGTTAGGAATATTCAACTCGATGAAGTAGAAGACTGTCTTTATATAACCGCAAATTACCACGGAGAGGGAAAAGGATATCAGTCTGAAATTTCAAATGTATTTTTCTCTGATATTTCGTGTAATAAAGCATCTGCTTCGGGTATTGTCATACAGGGTTTTGCAGATAAAAAAATCAAGAATATCTCTTTAAACAATATCGAAATTAAGTCCGCAAAAAATGCTATTTCAAGTACAAATGCTGATAATGTCATTCTGAATGAAGTTTTCATCGGAGAAAAAGCTACAGTTCCTTCAGCAGCAAAATAG
- a CDS encoding alpha/beta hydrolase, with the protein MAQRIASEGYSCFAIEYRLSLEAKYPEGIFDVKNAIRFIKDNARKFHVDPDKIAVLGCSSGGQMAALIGTTNKNPAFDDVLNKSKSSSEVNAIINIDGILAFKHPESSEGEVAALWLKGTFDEKPENWKNASGLTHTDKNTPPTLFLNSSIPRFHAGRDDMIKILNINNVYNEVQTIKDSPHSFWFFAPWLDETILYTTQFLDKIFKKK; encoded by the coding sequence ATGGCACAGAGAATTGCTTCAGAAGGATATTCCTGTTTTGCAATTGAATACAGGCTTTCATTAGAAGCCAAGTATCCGGAGGGAATTTTCGATGTTAAAAATGCAATAAGATTTATAAAAGATAATGCACGAAAATTCCATGTAGACCCAGACAAAATTGCTGTTTTAGGATGTTCTTCAGGAGGTCAAATGGCTGCTTTGATTGGTACAACAAATAAGAATCCGGCTTTTGATGATGTTTTGAATAAAAGCAAATCTTCATCTGAGGTAAATGCAATTATTAATATAGATGGCATTTTAGCTTTTAAACACCCGGAATCATCGGAAGGTGAAGTAGCAGCTTTATGGCTTAAAGGTACTTTTGATGAAAAACCTGAAAACTGGAAAAATGCTTCTGGTTTGACTCATACAGATAAGAATACACCGCCAACATTATTTTTGAATAGTAGTATTCCGAGATTTCATGCAGGAAGAGATGATATGATTAAAATTTTGAATATAAATAATGTTTACAATGAAGTGCAGACTATTAAGGATTCGCCCCATTCTTTTTGGTTTTTTGCTCCCTGGCTAGATGAAACCATCTTGTATACAACTCAATTTTTAGATAAAATTTTTAAAAAGAAATAA
- a CDS encoding Dps family protein, with amino-acid sequence MKTNILGLPVKESELVVNELNVLLSNFQIYYQNLRGIHWNIRGKRFFDLHVKFEELYTDAQLKIDMIAERVLTIGGTPLHTFEDYIKNNKLTIGKNISNDEKAVQLIVNSLSDLLKIERNILNQSGEINDEGTNSMMSDFISEQEKTIWMMNAWLEGEL; translated from the coding sequence ATGAAAACAAATATTTTAGGACTACCCGTTAAAGAATCAGAATTAGTAGTAAATGAATTGAACGTACTGCTATCAAACTTTCAGATTTACTATCAGAATTTAAGAGGAATTCATTGGAATATAAGAGGAAAACGTTTCTTCGATTTACATGTAAAATTTGAAGAATTGTATACTGATGCACAATTAAAAATTGATATGATAGCCGAAAGAGTTTTGACAATTGGCGGAACACCATTGCATACTTTCGAAGATTATATTAAAAACAATAAACTTACAATTGGAAAGAATATTTCGAACGATGAAAAAGCAGTTCAGCTCATTGTAAATTCATTATCTGATTTATTGAAAATTGAAAGAAATATTCTTAATCAATCTGGAGAGATCAATGATGAAGGTACTAATTCAATGATGAGTGATTTCATTTCCGAGCAGGAAAAAACAATTTGGATGATGAATGCATGGCTTGAAGGGGAATTGTAA
- a CDS encoding glycoside hydrolase family 28 protein — translation MICCIVFMSCRLKTLETSIEDPWKKMDFVIKTMPQVNFLEKDYDVKDFGAVGDGVAFNTIAFEKAIKACTSNGGGRVIVSEGKYLTGPIHLENNVNLHLEDNAEILFSTNPKDYPIVHTSFEGTELMNYSPLIYAKNKTNVAITGRGILNGQASSGNWWLWSGAKDYGWKKGIPSQNDPTNREVLVDMAEKGVPVSERIFGEGRYLRPNFIEFFECNTVLIKDIKVINAPFWILHPIKSNNVIIDGVTVDSHGPNNDGCDPEYSQNIIIKNCVFNTGDDCIAIKSGRDADGRRVGIPSKNIIVQNCKMIDGHGGVVIGSEISAGVNNVFVENCVMDSPNLDRAIRIKTNSKRGGVIENVYVRNLEVGTVKECVLKLNMFYNVYGSQTGNFIPVIRNVSLENVKVKKAGKYGIWAEGYKESPVENITLKNVIIEKADSVYLLKNIRNFNFINTYINDKNVESVKN, via the coding sequence ATGATATGTTGTATTGTTTTTATGTCTTGCAGGCTCAAAACATTAGAAACATCAATTGAAGATCCATGGAAAAAAATGGACTTTGTTATAAAGACTATGCCTCAAGTTAATTTTTTAGAGAAAGATTATGATGTGAAAGATTTTGGCGCAGTTGGAGATGGAGTTGCGTTCAATACAATTGCTTTTGAAAAGGCAATAAAAGCTTGTACTTCTAATGGTGGTGGAAGAGTTATTGTTTCCGAAGGAAAATACTTAACCGGGCCTATACATTTGGAAAATAATGTGAATTTGCATTTGGAAGATAATGCAGAAATTCTGTTTAGTACAAATCCAAAAGATTATCCAATAGTTCATACTTCTTTTGAAGGAACAGAATTAATGAATTATTCTCCTCTTATTTATGCTAAAAATAAAACAAATGTTGCTATAACAGGTAGAGGTATTTTGAATGGCCAGGCCAGTAGTGGCAACTGGTGGCTATGGTCCGGTGCTAAAGATTATGGCTGGAAAAAAGGGATTCCTTCGCAAAATGATCCAACTAATCGTGAAGTTTTGGTTGATATGGCTGAAAAAGGTGTGCCGGTTTCAGAAAGGATTTTTGGTGAAGGACGTTATTTAAGGCCTAATTTTATTGAATTCTTTGAATGCAATACTGTTCTAATAAAAGATATTAAAGTAATTAATGCACCTTTTTGGATTTTGCACCCAATAAAATCCAATAATGTAATTATAGACGGGGTTACAGTGGATAGTCATGGACCTAATAATGATGGTTGTGATCCTGAATATTCGCAAAATATAATAATTAAAAATTGTGTGTTTAACACAGGAGACGATTGCATTGCTATAAAATCAGGAAGAGATGCTGATGGAAGAAGAGTAGGAATACCAAGCAAAAATATTATTGTACAAAATTGTAAAATGATAGACGGTCATGGAGGAGTTGTAATTGGTAGCGAAATATCCGCAGGTGTAAATAATGTTTTTGTAGAGAATTGTGTTATGGATAGTCCAAATTTAGACAGGGCAATTCGCATCAAAACAAATTCTAAACGAGGTGGAGTTATTGAAAATGTTTATGTGAGGAATCTGGAAGTAGGAACGGTTAAAGAATGTGTCTTGAAGTTAAATATGTTTTATAACGTATACGGTTCGCAGACAGGAAACTTCATTCCTGTTATCAGAAATGTAAGTTTAGAAAACGTAAAAGTAAAAAAAGCAGGTAAATATGGCATTTGGGCTGAAGGATATAAAGAATCCCCGGTCGAAAATATTACGCTTAAGAACGTTATTATCGAAAAGGCGGACTCTGTTTATCTATTGAAAAATATCAGGAATTTTAATTTTATAAATACTTATATCAATGACAAAAATGTAGAATCAGTTAAAAATTGA
- the pelA gene encoding pectate lyase — protein sequence MNQLKKTALLLLIITGCHVNAQDKAKKWPDLIVKSYSAWFGSEEGKKVGENVLLYQRDIGGWPKNIPMLNELTEEEKAKLVALKPIAKDCTIDNRATTQEILFVSKMYAQTKDERYKDSFLRAVNYLLSAQYPNGGWPQYFPLKKGYYTHITYNDNSMVDVLNVLKEIANETPYYSIKPSQEVIDKAKIAVSKGIECILKTQYKQNGVLTVWCAQHDEVTFAPADARAYELASLSGKESAKVVLFLMSIDNPSPEIKIAVKSAYDWFEKTKITNLKEERIYDEDGKIIGKKMYPMVDGAPIWPRFAELDTNEAIFCDRDGVKKRFITDIGEERRNGYSWYSNEPKEVLKKYKKWAKKNNLESSDSE from the coding sequence ATGAATCAACTCAAAAAGACAGCGTTATTACTTCTAATCATTACTGGCTGTCATGTAAATGCACAGGATAAAGCCAAAAAATGGCCGGACTTAATTGTAAAAAGTTACTCCGCCTGGTTTGGATCTGAAGAAGGTAAAAAAGTAGGCGAAAATGTTTTGCTTTACCAAAGGGATATTGGAGGCTGGCCTAAAAATATTCCAATGCTTAATGAACTGACAGAAGAAGAAAAAGCTAAATTAGTAGCCCTAAAGCCAATAGCAAAAGATTGTACAATCGATAATAGAGCTACAACTCAGGAAATACTTTTTGTTTCAAAAATGTATGCACAGACAAAAGATGAAAGATATAAAGATTCATTTTTGAGAGCAGTGAATTATTTACTTTCTGCACAATATCCTAATGGTGGTTGGCCTCAATACTTTCCGTTAAAAAAAGGTTACTACACACATATCACATATAATGATAATTCAATGGTGGATGTTTTGAATGTATTAAAGGAAATAGCAAATGAAACCCCGTATTACAGTATTAAACCATCACAGGAGGTTATTGACAAAGCCAAAATTGCAGTTAGTAAAGGAATTGAATGTATTCTAAAAACGCAATATAAACAAAATGGTGTTCTCACAGTTTGGTGTGCACAACATGATGAAGTTACTTTTGCACCAGCTGATGCAAGAGCTTATGAACTTGCTTCTTTAAGCGGAAAGGAATCTGCAAAAGTTGTATTGTTTTTAATGTCTATTGATAATCCTTCACCGGAAATTAAGATAGCTGTAAAAAGCGCTTACGACTGGTTTGAAAAAACAAAAATAACGAATCTTAAAGAAGAACGCATCTATGATGAAGACGGTAAAATTATAGGAAAAAAAATGTATCCTATGGTAGATGGAGCGCCAATTTGGCCAAGATTTGCAGAACTTGATACTAATGAGGCAATTTTTTGCGACCGTGACGGAGTTAAAAAGAGATTTATAACTGATATTGGAGAAGAAAGAAGAAATGGTTATTCATGGTATTCTAATGAACCTAAAGAAGTCCTTAAAAAATATAAGAAGTGGGCAAAAAAGAATAATTTAGAAAGTAGTGATTCAGAATAA
- a CDS encoding glycoside hydrolase 43 family protein, translating into MGDNYYMTASSFNCIPGLPILHSKDLVNWKLIGHALSRQKPLEVYNKVQHGNGVWAPCIRFHKNEFYIYYPDPDFGIYVVKSKKAEGPWSEPVMVKEGKGLIDPTPLWDEDGKAYLGYAFAGSRAGIKSVLAVCSMNPDGLSANNDDVMIIDGHPDEPTIEGPKFYIRNGYYYIFAPAGGVATGWQTVMRAKNIFGPYEKRKVMEQGKTTVNGPHQGAWVQTQTGEDWFLHFQDQFAYGRVVHLQPMKWQQDWPVIGSDEDNDGIGEPVMVYKKPNVGKKTFPVATPPESDEFNNPKLGLQWQWHANPQITWGLPTSMGYYNLNCISVPKDYNNLFDIPNLLLQKIPANEFTATTKITFNSRFDGEYTGLVIMGLDYSFLCLKQNEGKLFLSQKTALRSDKKGIESESKKIAIKDRTIYLQVKVKSGGICNFFYSEDGQKFNAIGDTFTAREGKWIGAKIGFLALREGVINDAGSVAIDWFRITD; encoded by the coding sequence GTGGGAGATAATTATTATATGACCGCTTCATCTTTTAATTGTATTCCTGGCCTGCCTATTCTTCATTCAAAGGATTTGGTAAACTGGAAATTGATTGGACATGCACTTTCCAGACAAAAACCATTAGAAGTGTATAATAAAGTTCAGCATGGAAATGGAGTGTGGGCTCCCTGCATCCGTTTTCATAAAAATGAGTTTTATATTTACTATCCCGATCCTGATTTTGGAATTTATGTTGTGAAATCAAAAAAAGCCGAAGGACCATGGTCTGAACCAGTTATGGTAAAAGAAGGAAAAGGGTTGATTGATCCAACGCCTTTGTGGGATGAGGATGGGAAGGCATATCTGGGTTATGCGTTTGCTGGCAGCCGTGCCGGAATAAAAAGTGTTTTGGCAGTCTGTTCAATGAATCCGGATGGTTTATCTGCAAATAATGATGATGTTATGATTATTGACGGACATCCGGATGAACCAACCATTGAAGGACCTAAATTTTATATACGTAATGGTTATTATTATATTTTTGCTCCGGCTGGAGGAGTAGCGACCGGCTGGCAGACCGTTATGAGGGCTAAGAATATTTTTGGTCCTTATGAAAAAAGAAAAGTGATGGAACAGGGAAAAACAACTGTTAACGGCCCGCATCAGGGTGCATGGGTTCAGACACAAACAGGTGAAGACTGGTTTCTTCATTTTCAGGATCAGTTTGCTTACGGAAGAGTTGTTCATTTGCAGCCTATGAAATGGCAGCAGGACTGGCCGGTAATTGGAAGCGATGAGGATAATGATGGTATTGGAGAGCCTGTTATGGTATATAAAAAACCAAATGTTGGTAAAAAAACTTTTCCGGTTGCAACACCACCTGAAAGTGATGAATTTAATAATCCTAAACTTGGGCTTCAATGGCAGTGGCATGCAAATCCGCAGATAACATGGGGGCTTCCTACCTCAATGGGTTACTATAATTTGAATTGTATCTCTGTCCCTAAAGATTATAATAACCTGTTTGATATTCCCAATTTACTTTTGCAAAAAATCCCGGCAAATGAGTTTACGGCGACTACAAAAATTACTTTCAATTCCAGATTCGATGGAGAATATACAGGGCTGGTTATCATGGGACTCGATTATAGTTTTTTATGTCTCAAGCAAAACGAAGGAAAATTATTTCTTTCGCAAAAAACAGCTTTAAGATCGGATAAAAAAGGAATCGAATCTGAAAGTAAGAAAATCGCAATAAAAGACAGGACAATATACCTGCAGGTAAAAGTAAAATCGGGAGGAATATGTAATTTTTTCTATAGTGAAGATGGACAAAAATTCAATGCAATAGGTGACACTTTTACAGCCAGAGAAGGAAAATGGATAGGTGCTAAGATAGGATTTTTAGCTCTTAGAGAAGGAGTTATAAATGATGCGGGAAGCGTAGCAATTGACTGGTTCAGAATAACTGACTAA
- a CDS encoding rhamnogalacturonan acetylesterase — protein MKKYILIFWLVSTVCFAQKTTVYTIGDSTMANKKDPDKNPEHGWAQVLQPFFKDNIVIDNRALNGRSTRSFIAEKQWEAVYNSLKKGDYVFIEFGHNDQKNMDSLRYTNPHTAYRHNLIRFVKESREKGAIPILLTSITRRNFNEKGVLIGTHGDYPLETRLVAQEYKVPFIDLEYYTELLEQSYGPEKSRQLHLHFKAGENPFYKEDKADDTHLSLKGATEIAQIVVNQIKLLEDPSVEKLKKGIK, from the coding sequence ATGAAAAAGTACATATTAATTTTTTGGTTGGTTTCAACCGTTTGTTTTGCACAAAAGACTACCGTTTACACCATCGGTGATTCGACAATGGCAAATAAAAAAGATCCTGATAAAAATCCGGAACACGGTTGGGCTCAGGTTTTACAACCTTTTTTTAAAGATAATATTGTTATAGATAACAGGGCTTTAAACGGAAGAAGTACCAGAAGCTTTATTGCTGAAAAACAATGGGAGGCAGTTTATAATAGTCTTAAAAAAGGGGATTATGTTTTTATCGAGTTTGGGCATAATGACCAAAAAAACATGGATTCATTGCGTTATACAAATCCGCATACTGCATACAGGCATAATTTAATTCGTTTCGTAAAAGAAAGTCGTGAAAAGGGAGCAATTCCAATTTTACTAACTTCAATTACAAGAAGAAACTTTAATGAAAAAGGTGTTTTAATTGGTACGCATGGAGATTATCCTCTCGAAACAAGACTGGTTGCCCAGGAATATAAAGTTCCTTTTATAGATTTAGAATACTATACAGAACTGTTGGAACAGTCTTATGGTCCTGAAAAATCAAGGCAACTGCATTTGCATTTTAAAGCAGGGGAAAATCCTTTTTATAAAGAAGATAAAGCAGATGATACACATCTTTCCTTGAAAGGCGCAACAGAAATAGCACAGATTGTTGTTAATCAAATAAAACTTTTGGAAGACCCTTCAGTTGAAAAACTTAAAAAGGGAATCAAATAA
- a CDS encoding LacI family DNA-binding transcriptional regulator gives MSEKITIYDIAKKLNITAATVSRALNNSPKIKDSTKKLVLETAASMNYKQNKLALALKSGRSNNIGVIVPRIDSNFFASVIRGIEEELYSHGYQVIICQTHENPKRENENLYTLIDAQVDGILMSVTDVTSENDGAFRNVLEKNVPLIFFDRSKHIDGVSSVTINDFKGGYIATKQLISQGCKYIAHLSGDLSLEIFKNRFLGYKQALLDNGIQFNEKYVIQSKSSVEAGKNAINILLELETPPDAIFSSSDFAALGAIQELRDRNISIPQEFCVAGFSNEPFTKFMELSITSVDQSPLEMGRMSARVFLEQAGKTDTIKIEKKVVLAPELHIRKSTSRINL, from the coding sequence ATGAGCGAAAAAATAACCATTTATGATATTGCAAAAAAATTAAATATAACTGCTGCCACAGTATCAAGAGCGCTGAATAACAGCCCTAAAATAAAAGACAGCACCAAAAAATTAGTTCTTGAAACTGCTGCCTCAATGAACTATAAACAAAATAAATTAGCTTTAGCTTTAAAAAGCGGGAGAAGCAATAATATTGGAGTTATTGTACCGCGTATTGACAGTAATTTTTTTGCATCTGTAATTAGAGGAATCGAAGAAGAGCTCTACTCACACGGTTATCAGGTTATTATTTGCCAGACTCATGAAAATCCAAAAAGAGAAAATGAAAATCTTTACACCTTAATTGATGCTCAGGTTGATGGTATTTTAATGTCAGTTACAGATGTTACGAGTGAAAATGATGGCGCTTTTCGTAACGTATTGGAAAAGAATGTACCATTGATTTTCTTTGACAGAAGCAAACATATAGACGGTGTAAGTTCGGTTACAATAAATGATTTTAAAGGCGGTTACATAGCTACAAAACAATTAATTAGTCAAGGATGTAAATATATTGCACATCTATCCGGAGATCTGTCATTAGAAATTTTCAAAAATAGATTTTTAGGATACAAACAGGCTTTACTGGATAATGGAATCCAGTTTAACGAAAAATATGTTATTCAGTCAAAAAGTAGTGTTGAAGCTGGAAAAAATGCCATTAATATTTTACTGGAACTTGAAACACCTCCTGACGCTATATTTTCTTCAAGTGATTTTGCTGCCTTAGGCGCTATTCAGGAATTAAGAGACCGAAACATTAGTATTCCGCAAGAGTTTTGTGTTGCAGGCTTTAGTAATGAACCTTTCACTAAGTTTATGGAGCTATCAATAACTTCTGTTGATCAGTCTCCTCTTGAAATGGGAAGGATGTCAGCACGCGTCTTTTTAGAACAAGCTGGTAAAACAGACACTATTAAAATCGAAAAAAAGGTAGTTTTAGCACCAGAATTACATATTCGTAAATCCACGTCCAGAATAAATTTATGA
- a CDS encoding LysR substrate-binding domain-containing protein: protein MTITQLQYVLAVAEHKNFTLAAEKCFVTQPTLSMQIQKIEEELNILIFDRSKKPIQLTDIGQKIVNQAKNIVNEANRIQDIVEQQKGFIGGEFRLGIIPTIMPTLLPMFLNNFIKKYPKVKLLIEELNTDEIIVKLKNGHLDAAIAATPLEDEKIKEIVLYFEPFVAYIPEHHSVYQKEEIEVSDLNINEILLLQDGHCFRDGILNLCKNATEIEQNNFQIQSGSFETLIKLADEGLGTTLLPYLHTLDLKESDKLKLRNFKEPKPAREVSLIYPKSELKMQIIDALRSTIAGVVKGAIVFQNVQIISPLQKK, encoded by the coding sequence ATGACTATTACTCAATTACAATATGTTTTAGCAGTGGCTGAACATAAAAATTTTACATTAGCTGCAGAAAAATGTTTCGTGACTCAGCCTACATTAAGTATGCAAATACAAAAAATTGAAGAAGAACTTAATATTTTAATTTTTGACAGAAGTAAAAAACCCATTCAGCTTACTGATATTGGCCAAAAAATTGTAAATCAGGCAAAGAATATTGTAAACGAAGCAAATCGTATCCAGGATATTGTAGAGCAGCAGAAAGGTTTTATTGGAGGGGAATTCCGTTTAGGGATAATCCCAACCATAATGCCTACACTTTTACCGATGTTTTTAAATAATTTTATAAAAAAATATCCAAAAGTAAAACTTTTGATTGAGGAGCTAAATACAGATGAGATCATTGTAAAATTAAAAAATGGCCATTTGGATGCTGCTATAGCCGCAACTCCTCTCGAGGATGAAAAAATCAAGGAAATCGTATTGTATTTTGAGCCTTTTGTCGCTTACATTCCTGAGCATCATTCTGTTTACCAAAAAGAAGAGATAGAAGTTTCTGATTTAAATATCAATGAAATTTTATTATTACAAGACGGACATTGCTTTAGAGACGGGATCCTGAATTTGTGTAAAAACGCTACTGAAATCGAACAAAACAATTTCCAGATACAAAGTGGAAGTTTTGAGACCCTTATAAAATTAGCTGATGAAGGTTTGGGGACAACATTGCTTCCTTATCTTCATACCCTAGATTTAAAGGAATCTGACAAATTAAAACTGCGTAATTTTAAAGAACCAAAACCTGCGCGTGAAGTGAGTTTAATTTACCCAAAAAGCGAATTAAAAATGCAGATCATTGATGCTTTAAGAAGTACAATTGCAGGTGTTGTAAAAGGAGCTATTGTTTTTCAGAACGTTCAAATCATTAGTCCTTTGCAAAAAAAATAG